A stretch of the Uranotaenia lowii strain MFRU-FL chromosome 3, ASM2978415v1, whole genome shotgun sequence genome encodes the following:
- the LOC129755943 gene encoding uncharacterized protein LOC129755943, translated as MLVEIVFLVLLRIILLTDVFPLKLQHVRIPPYKFRGESALLECQYELANGNNNGHTQQHRPRPRFDIFHDDDYYSDGNDGDPLGTGGGFSPGGGGAIGGAGPGGTTGSTRTEKLYSVKWYKDNEEFYRYVPSANPAIRSFKVDGIRVDPNHSDNSKVFLRQLSLKSSGVYRCEISAEAPNFDSVQGEGRLDVIYIPKDGPHISGDRDARSYHMGETLELNCTSGRSYPASTLQWFINDEPVTDSELLIPYPRFQNPHGLITSFLGLNVIVGPHHYERGIMRIKCVASLSPVLWREGKESILQWEQPTFDNREAMLLVKSGAQSWKISINRYLKLGSLTMFLIQVLL; from the exons ACGTCTTCCCGCTAAAATTGCAACATGTTCGAATACCCCCCTACAAGTTCCGTGGTGAATCCGCCCTTCTCGAGTGTCAGTACGAGCTGGCCAACGGAAACAACAACGGCCACACCCAACAACACAGACCTCGACCCAGGTTCGATATTTTCCACGATGACGATTACTACAGCGATGGCAATGATGGAGATCCCTTGGGAACTGGGGGAGGGTTCAGTCCAGGAGGGGGAGGAGCCATCGGTGGAGCTGGACCTGGAGGAACAACTGGAAGCACTCGAACGGAGAAGCTGTACTCGGTCAAGTGGTACAAGGACAACGAGGAGTTCTACCGGTATGTTCCGTCGGCCAATCCGGCCATCAGGAGCTTCAAGGTAGACGGCATCCGGGTCGATCCGAATCATTCTGACAACAGCAAAGTGTTTCTCCGGCAGCTGTCGCTCAAATCGTCTGGCGTTTATCGGTGTGAGATATCAGCCGAGGCGCCTAACTTTGACTCCGTTCAGGGCGAAGGCCGGCTGGATGTTATAT acaTCCCTAAGGATGGTCCACACATCAGTGGCGATCGAGATGCTCGCTCTTATCACATGGGCGAAACCCTAGAGCTAAACTGCACCTCCGGTCGATCCTATCCAGCCTCAACCCTGCAGTGGTTCATCAACGACGAACCGGTGACGGACTCGGAGCTCCTGATACCCTATCCTCGCTTCCAGAATCCCCACGGATTGATCACCAGTTTTCTTGGCCTAAATGTGATCGTCGGCCCTCATCACTACGAGCGTGGCATCATGCGGATAAAGTGTGTGGCCAGCCTTTCGCCGGTTCTTTGGCGCGAGGGAAAGGAAAGCATCCTGCAGTGGGAACAACCCACTTTCGACAATCGAGAGGCCATGCTGTTGG TTAAAAGTGGCGCTCAGAGTTGGAAAATTTCGATTAACCGATATCTGAAACTGGGATCGTTAACAATGTTTCTAATCCAAGTTTTGTTATGA